In Aedes albopictus strain Foshan chromosome 3, AalbF5, whole genome shotgun sequence, the following are encoded in one genomic region:
- the LOC109621300 gene encoding neprilysin-2 isoform X3: MTSTTMQTVIKNPSWWRRRTALEKTLTLVSIVCGIAVVALLISLVSVLLSDRIHESDNGSSQSPMALTGSRRGKNMKVASKEHDNLCLSPGCIHSASKALDQMDSSVEPCDDFYNYACGRFLKETNIPDEKVSVNTFSVIGDRLQEQLRSLVSEDIHEDEATPFKLAKNMYKLCMNKTRIEEKGIKPLLEILDSLGGYPVLKGDSWNADSSWSWTKSVKDFRMKGYSTDYFFDFSVGTDLKNSTRRIIDTDQAALGISREYLVKGMDNAIVSAYYSYMVDMAVLLGADEERAKRELMDSLNFEIALANISLPNEKRRNATALYNPMTVKDFQHKFPYTDWVEYFNVILKDTGIEIDENEVIIVSVPTFMEQLGPLLQNTPKRTMANYVMWRISGFSSFFLTENLRKRQLQYSTALSGKQEQEPRWKECVDITSGSLPISVGALYIRKYFKEDSKRAALDMVNGIKSVFVDILKKVDWMDEITRKSALDKVDSMVTHIGYPDELMDNNKIADYYKDLKFQPEDNYLNTILYMNQFGTTKAFKKLRQAVNKTDWITHSRPAVVNAFYSSIENSIQFPAGILQGQFFSYERPKYMNYGAIGFVIGHEITHGFDDQGRQFDKNGNLVDWWQSDTKKAYLEKARCIIEQYGNYTEPNVKLNLNGINTQGENIADNGGIKEAYYAYKQWAEKHGPEPRLPGLDLTPEQMFWLSAAQTWCSVYRPETMKMRITTGVHSPGQFRVLGPMSNMVEFSKDFNCPVGSPMNPAQKCEVW, translated from the exons CGGATAACGGTTCTTCCCAGTCGCCAATGGCTCTGACCGGTTCTCGGCGGGGTAAAAATATGAAAGTCGCTTCCAAGGAACACGACAATCTCTGCCTCTCGCCAGGATGCATCCATTCAG CATCGAAGGCGTTGGACCAAATGGATTCCAGCGTGGAGCCGTGTGACGATTTCTACAACTACGCCTGCGGTAGGTTCCTCAAGGAAACCAACATCCCGGACGAGAAGGTCTCGGTCAATACCTTCTCGGTTATTGGAGACCGGCTGCAGGAGCAGCTCCGGTCGCTCGTCAGTGAGGACATCCACGAGGATGAGGCCACGCCGTTCAAGTTGGCCAAGAACATGTACAAGCTGTGCATGAACAAAA CGAGAATCGAGGAGAAAGGCATCAAGCCCCTGTTGGAAATCCTGGACTCGTTGGGCGGATACCCCGTCCTGAAGGGTGACAGCTGGAATGCGGATTCTTCGTGGTCCTGGACGAAATCGGTGAAAGACTTCCGCATGAAGGGCTACAGTACCGATTATTTCTTCGATTTTTCGGTCGGAACCGATTTGAAGAATTCTACTCGTAGGATAATCGAT ACGGATCAAGCTGCCCTGGGCATCAGCCGTGAGTATCTGGTCAAGGGCATGGACAACGCTATCGTGTCGGCCTACTACAGCTACATGGTGGACATGGCGGTTTTGTTGGGTGCAGATGAGGAACGCGCCAAACGGGAACTCATGGACTCGCTGAACTTTGAAATCGCTCTGGCCAACATTTCGCTGCCCAACGAGAAACGTCGTAATGCCACCGCTCTGTACAATCCCATGACAGTCAAGGACTTCCAGCACAAATTCCCGTACACCGACTGGGTTGAATACTTCAACGTGATTCTGAAGGACACGGGAATCGAGATCGACGAGAACGAAGTCATCATCGTCAGCGTTCCGACCTTCATGGAGCAGTTGGGTCCATTGTTGCAGAATACGCCTAAGCGAACCATGGCCAATTACGTGATGTGGCGTATCAGTGGATTCTCCTCATTTTTCCTCACGGAAAACCTGCGAAAGCGACAGCTGCAGTACAGTACGGCTCTGAGCGGTAAACAGGAACAAGAACCTCGCTGGAAGGAATGCGTTGATATCACTTCGGGCAGTCTACCAATTTCTGTGGGAGCTCTCTATATCCGGAAGTACTTCAAGGAAGATTCCAAACGTGCGGCTCTGGACATGGTGAACGGCATCAAGAGCGTATTTGTGGACATTTTGAAGAAGGTCGATTGGATGGATGAAATAACCCGGAAATCTGCTCTTGACAAGGTCGATTCTATGGTAACGCATATCGGATATCCAGATGAGCTTATGGATAACAATAAAATTGCCGATTATTACAAAGACTTGAAATTCCAACCGGAGGACAACTACCTGAACACAATTCTCTACATGAACCAGTTTGGAACAACCAAGGCATTCAAGAAGCTACGACAGGCTGTTAACAAGACCGACTGGATCACCCATTCTAGACCAGCTGTTGTTAACGCTTTCTACTCCTCCATCGAAAACAGTATTC AGTTCCCGGCCGGTATTCTGCAGGGTCAATTCTTCTCATACGAACGACCAAAGTACATGAACTATGGAGCAATTGGTTTCGTTATTGGTCACGAGATTACGCACGGTTTCGACGACCAGGGACGACAGTTCGACAAGAACGGAAACCTTGTAGACTGGTGGCAATCCGATACCAAGAAGGCGTACCTGGAGAAGGCCCGCTGCATCATCGAACAATACGGCAACTACACTGAGCCAAATGTGAAGCTCAACCTCAACGGTATCAATACCCAAGGCGAGAACATTGCGGACAACGGTGGCATCAAGGAAGCATATTACGCATACAAACAATGGGCTGAGAAGCATGGTCCCGAACCACGCCTGCCCGGACTCGATCTTACACCGGAACAAATGTTCTGGTTGTCTGCTGCCCAAACCTGGTGCTCGGTTTACCGGCCAGAAACCATGAAGATGCGAATCACTACCGGAGTACATTCGCCAGGCCAGTTCCGAGTACTTGGACCCATGAGCAATATGGTCGAGTTCTCGAAAGATTTCAACTGCCCAGTAGGATCACCAATGAATCCAGCACAAAAATGTGAGGTTTGGTAA